From Calditrichota bacterium, one genomic window encodes:
- the ftsY gene encoding signal recognition particle-docking protein FtsY: MFGKIKASLTKTREGVFSKINRIVTGKRKIDEDLLEEIEEILITGDVGVETSLHVLDNIRKRVKKEKYQSSEELDSIIIDEVKQLLEFEPLEPAKTKPQVIFVVGVNGTGKTTSIAKLTNYYKNQGKTVLLAAADTFRAAAIEQLSTWGERLETDVIKHHANADPAAVVFDACEAALARKSDVLIIDTAGRLHTKVNLMSELEKMYRVIERQISDGPHETILVLDAGNGQNAVNQAREFIKTAKVNSIFLTKLDGTAKGGVVLGIKRELGIPVRYIGLGEKVSDMEIFNPEEFVEGLFGK; this comes from the coding sequence ATGTTTGGGAAAATTAAAGCAAGTTTGACAAAAACCCGTGAAGGCGTTTTTTCAAAAATTAATAGAATTGTAACAGGAAAACGTAAAATTGATGAAGATCTTTTAGAAGAAATTGAAGAGATTCTTATAACCGGAGATGTTGGAGTTGAGACTTCATTGCACGTTTTAGACAATATTCGTAAACGTGTGAAAAAAGAAAAATATCAATCATCTGAAGAGCTTGATTCTATTATCATCGATGAAGTTAAACAGTTACTGGAATTTGAACCACTGGAACCAGCAAAAACTAAACCCCAGGTTATTTTTGTAGTTGGTGTAAATGGAACGGGAAAAACAACCTCTATTGCAAAACTGACAAATTATTATAAGAATCAGGGAAAAACAGTTTTATTGGCTGCAGCAGATACATTCCGTGCGGCAGCTATAGAGCAATTATCCACATGGGGAGAGCGATTAGAAACTGATGTTATTAAGCATCATGCCAATGCTGATCCGGCTGCGGTAGTTTTTGATGCATGCGAGGCTGCTCTTGCCCGAAAAAGCGATGTTTTGATAATCGATACAGCTGGACGGTTACACACAAAAGTAAACCTGATGAGTGAGTTGGAAAAGATGTACAGGGTAATTGAGCGGCAAATTTCCGATGGCCCTCATGAAACAATTTTGGTTCTTGATGCGGGTAATGGTCAGAATGCAGTTAACCAGGCCAGAGAATTTATAAAAACAGCAAAAGTGAATTCAATTTTTTTAACTAAGCTGGATGGCACTGCAAAGGGCGGCGTGGTTCTTGGAATTAAAAGAGAGCTTGGGATTCCTGTGCGTTATATTGGATTAGGCGAAAAAGTATCTGATATGGAAATTTTTAATCCTGAAGAATTTGTAGAAGGGCTATTTGGTAAGTAA